GGTCACGTTTTGAAAGAAAGCTAGTTAAAAATATTGAAGCTACTTTTGAATGCGATGTAGAACGAAACCAGGGAAGAATTTATATTCATCCACAGGACTTTGATGACGGAATTGAAAAACTCAACAGGGTTTTCGGTGTCGTTTCATATTCTCCTGCAACTTCAACTAAAACAACCTATGAGCAAATTGATGAGACATTAACTGCTTATGTTAAAGAGTTAGTTTCAGAAGGTTTAATAGATGAAAACACCAAATTTGCAATCAAATGTCGTCGTGTTGGAACTCATGACTTTACTTCTCAGGAAATGGCTGCCCACTGCGGTGGTGTTGTAAGAAAAGTTGTATTGGCACCGGTCGATTTGACAAATCCTGATTTGACTATTTTTGTTGAAGTAAGGGAAGATGATACGTATATTTTCCATGAAAAAATCAAAGGGCCTGGAGGACTTCCGTTAGGAACACAGGGCAAAGTTGTTGTGCTTTTATCAAGCGGTATAGATTCTCCTGTTGCAGCATATATGATGATGAAAAGAGGATGTGAAGTGGTGGCGCTTCACTGCAACAATGATCCTTTTTCCGGCCCGAAGGTTACAGAAAACTTCAATGCATTGGTAGACCAGCTCAATATCTACGCTCGGGGAGTTCCTATTCAAAAACGCATTGTTGACTATGGTGAATATCTCCAAACTGCCAAGGACAAGGCTCCTGAGAAAATGACCTGTGTTTTATGCAAATCCGGAATGTATCACATTGCAGAAAAGCTTGCCCTCAAATTGGGTGCTGATGCCATAGTTGACGGAAGCAGTGTCGGTCAGGTTGCATCACAAACACTTTCAAACATTTTGGCTACACGATACGGCGTTGAAATGCCAATATTGTCTCCGTTAATCGGATTGGATAAGGAAGAGATTACAGAAATTGCTAAAAAAATAGGCACATTT
The window above is part of the uncultured Methanobrevibacter sp. genome. Proteins encoded here:
- the thiI gene encoding tRNA uracil 4-sulfurtransferase ThiI produces the protein MNYDLIIARYGEIGLKSPKIRSRFERKLVKNIEATFECDVERNQGRIYIHPQDFDDGIEKLNRVFGVVSYSPATSTKTTYEQIDETLTAYVKELVSEGLIDENTKFAIKCRRVGTHDFTSQEMAAHCGGVVRKVVLAPVDLTNPDLTIFVEVREDDTYIFHEKIKGPGGLPLGTQGKVVVLLSSGIDSPVAAYMMMKRGCEVVALHCNNDPFSGPKVTENFNALVDQLNIYARGVPIQKRIVDYGEYLQTAKDKAPEKMTCVLCKSGMYHIAEKLALKLGADAIVDGSSVGQVASQTLSNILATRYGVEMPILSPLIGLDKEEITEIAKKIGTFEISKIDDGGCSAVPKYPETRADLDRVKKACEDMNQKEAIEKAFENIRKV